A single Nicotiana tabacum cultivar K326 chromosome 5, ASM71507v2, whole genome shotgun sequence DNA region contains:
- the LOC107785187 gene encoding ranBP2-type zinc finger protein At1g67325 — MSQVDNRNSSAAKRARTDGGRREDDWTCPSCGNVNFSFRTTCNMRNCTQSRPADHNSKSAVRPMQAPHSYSPSAAYVGPGAPSSMYMGVAPYGGSLFNGPSMPAYDVPFSGGSAYHYNIGSRLSGGSPYRPLHFSAPPPYTGGSVIGNGGMYGVPPLMDRYGLALPMAPAGMAPRPGFYPEENSQKKDGTRDNDWKCPKCGNVNFSFRTVCNMRKCNTPKPGSQVSKSGKNTKPETPEGSWKCEKCNNINYPFRTKCNRQNCGAEKPSESKKSPSQSDDENDQ, encoded by the exons ATGTCTCAG gTTGATAACAGAAATTCTTCTGCTGCCAAACGTGCCCGAACTGACG GTGGCCGTAGGGAAGATGACTGGACATGTCCAAGCTGTGGGAATGTCAATTTCTCCTTCAGAACCACATGCAATATGCGCAACTGTACTCAGTCTAGGCCTGCAGATCACAACTCA AAATCTGCAGTTAGGCCAATGCAAGCTCCACATAGCTATTCACCCTCTGCTGCATATGTTGGGCCTGGTGCACCCTCTTCAATGTATATGGGGGTAGCACCTTATGGTGGTTCTTTGTTCAATGGACCATCCATGCCAGCCTATGACGTTCCTTTTTCTGGGGGCTCAGCTTATCATTACAATATTGGGAGCCGTCTTTCTGGTGGCAGCCCATACCGCCCACTGCATTTCTCTGCTCCACCTCCTTACACTGGTGGGTCTGTGATTGGAAATG GTGGGATGTACGGTGTGCCACCACTTATGGACCGATACGGTCTGGCATTGCCAATGGCCCCTGCTGGCATG GCACCAAGGCCAGGGTTTTATCCTGAAGAAAATTCTCAAAAGAAAG ATGGAACACGTGATAATGACTGGAAATGTCCTAAATGTGGAAATGTCAACTTTTCTTTTAGAACAGTTTGTAACATGAGGAAGTGCAACACTCCAAAGCCTGGTTCTCAG GTTTCCAAATCAGGAAAGAATACTA AGCCAGAAACACCAGAGGGAAGCTGGAAAtgtgagaaatgcaacaacataAATTATCCTTTTCGGACCAAGTGTAACAGACAGAATTGCGGTGCGGAGAAACCATCTGAGTCCAAAAAGTCTCCTTCACAATCAGATGATGAGAATGATCAG TGA
- the LOC107785186 gene encoding uncharacterized protein LOC107785186 encodes MLQKLRQIHSLQQGPWLAMRDFNVVFSQDRQHGTVIQDMETKDFREFMNDTGMNELPSVGRGYTWINNHTYSRIDRRLVNISWMMTMPSLSIQVLEPSVSAHSPLKLMISQMQRKKASPFRFFNCIAEHPQFMQEVNQAWNTTRKDEKMQGVE; translated from the coding sequence ATGTTGCAGAAGTTGAGACAAATACATAGTTTGCAACAAGGACCATGGCTAGCAATGAGAGATTTCAATGTAGTCTTTAGCCAAGATAGGCAGCATGGGACTGTGATACAAGATATGGAAACAAAGGACTTTAGGGAGTTCATGAATGACACAGGAATGAACGAATTGCCTTCTGTGGGAAGGGGCTACACATGGATAAATAACCATACATATAGCAGAATAGATAGAAGATTGGTGAACATTAGCTGGATGATGACAATGCCTAGCCTGAGTATACAAGTATTAGAACCATCTGTCTCTGCCCACTCCCCACTTAAACTTATGATCTCACAAATGCAGAGGAAGAAAGCCAGCCCATTCAGATTTTTCAATTGCATTGCTGAGCATCCTCAATTTATGCAAGAAGTTAATCAAGCATGGAACACAACTAGGAAAGATGAAAAAATGCAGGGAGTGGAATAA